The DNA sequence TTTTAACGGCGATTCAGAGGAGAAAGCCTGATAGAATCCCGATACACGTCAGAGGTGTCAGGGTCTGGGATGAGAGGTGGGTGAGGTCACGTGCTGATCGAGTATCTGCTGGCGAGAGGCGTCAGAGGCGTTTACGGATTTTCAGGCGAGGAGTATGCCGCGCCTCCCCTGCTTTCGCCACGGGATTTTCATGAGTTCGCGACCCAGCCCGAAAGGGAGATCCTCGATCTCATACACTGCCACGGCTGCCTGGTTCACGTCCACTGTCACGGCCCGATGGATGCTATCCTGGAGGATTTCGTCGAGATGGGCGCCGATTGCCTTCATCCGATAGAGGCTCCCCCGTTGGGAGATATGCCCCTTGCCGAGGCGAAAAGACGGATAGGGGGGCAGGTATGTCTTGAGGGGAATATCCAGATAGGGGATATATACCACACATCCCAGCTATCGCCCAAGACGGTGGCCAACTATCTGGCCATGATAGAAACCTGTCTGGAACTAGGCCATTACGGAGGATGAGAGATGAACGATTCAATCAAAGATTTCACCGTTCATATGATCGGAAACGCGCATATAGATCCGATATGGCTGTGGAGGATGAGAGAGGGATACGAGGTGGTGATCAACACCTGCCGAACGGTTCTCCAACTTATGAGGGAGTATCCGGGATTCATTTTCTCACGGAGCTCCGCGGCAACCTATAAGTGGATCGAGGAGAACGAGCCGGAGATATTCGAGGAGATCCGGGAGAGGGTTAAAGAGGGTAGATGGAATATCGTGAACGGCTGGTGGGTTCAGCCGGACTGTAACATCCCATGCGGCGAATCCTTCGTCAGACATTCACTTTACGGCAAACGGTACTTCGTGGAGAAATTCGGGGTTGATGTGAAGGTCGGATATAACGTCGATTCCTTCGGCCACTGCGCCACCCTTCCGCAGATACTCAAAAAGAGCGGCCTGGATTACTACGTCTTCTTCCGACCTAAACCGAACGAGAAGGAACTGCCGCCCCTTTTCTGGTGGCAGTCGCCCGACGGATCAAGGGTTCTGGCCTGTCGTCCGCCACACCATTACAACTCCGGCCCGGATAAGCTCGAGGAGCGGATCTGGGAGGCGTTCCAGCAGAGACCCGAGGGGATTAGGGAGGTCATGTGTTTCTACGGCGTGGGGGATCATGGAGGCGGCCCAACCAGACGAAATATAGAGAGCATCATCAAGGCCGACGAGAGGCCCGGTTACCCCAGGGTCATATTCAGCACGCCCGATGCCTTCTTCGGCAGAGCGCTCCTTCAAAAGAGGGATTTCCCCGTCGTGGCGGAGGAGTTACAGTATCACTCCCGCGGCTGTTACACCGCCTATTCGAAGGTCAAACGTCAAAACCGTCACGCCGAGTGCCTGCTTCTGACGGCCGAGAAGTTCTCGTCCATCGCTTTCCGGCTCCTGGGAAAGCCCTATCCACACGAGGAGCTGACGAAAGCTTGGCAAAACGTGCTGTTCTGTCAGTTTCACGATATCCTCGCCGGAACCTGCATCAAGGAGGCATATGACGGGGATGTGGATAAACTTTACGATGAAGCCTTCTCGCTCGCCCAGAGAGCCCTCGACGACGCCCTGAAATCCATCGCAGGCTCCTTGAAATTGCCGGAGGGGGAAAACCTGATCCTCTTCAACCCGATGAACTGGGAGAGAAAAGAGGGGGTGGAGATCGAGCTGAAACCTGAGGGAAACAGAGGGATAAAGGTCGTCAATCCGTTTGGGGTCGAAGTTCCGTCTCAGGTCTCGGACGGCAAAGTTCTATTCATCGCCGAAACACCCGCTATGGGCTGGTCGATATATCGGATCGAGGAGGCTAAAGGTGAGAAGAGGCCAGGTGAACTCTCCGGACTGAGCGCCTCAGCTACGGAGATGGACAACGAATACTACGCCGTCCGGATCGATCCCCGTACCGGCTTTATAAGCTCCATCCTCGACAAAGCGCGTAACGTCGAGATGCTCTCCGGACCGGGGAATGTCCCCATCGTCATAGACGATCCCAGCGATACGTGGAGCCATGGCGTCGACGCCTACAGGAATGAGATCGGCAGATTCACGATCGATGGCGAACCTGAACTGGTTGAGAGCGGTCCGGTTCGAGCAAGGATCAGGGTCAAGAGCAGATGGGGCGATTCGACCATCGAGGCGCTGATCAGCCTGTGGGACGGCCTGCCGATGCTGGATTTCCAGATGAAGATCGACTGGCACGAGAGACATAAGATGCTCAAGCTCTCCTTCCCCATAAACATCTCCGATCCGATCGCCACCTATGAGGTGCCGTATGGGAATACCACAAGGGAACCGAACGGGAATGAGGAGCCACATCAGCGATGGATAGATGTGACGGGGAAAGCTATCACGTTGAACGGCGAGAAGATCACCTATGGCGTCAGCCTGATAAACGACTGTAAATACGGATCGGATATCAGAGGTGGGGAGATGCGGCTGAGTTTGATCAGGAGCCCGATCTACGCCTTCCACGATCCCGCCGTGCCTGATCCGAACAAGAGCTACGATTATCTGGACCAGGGCGTGCAGGTTGTCAGATACAGGTTGATCTCCCACACCGCCGAATGGATTGAGGGAAGCGTCAGGGAGGGATTCAACCTGAACTACCCGATCATCCCGGTCTTTGAAGAGGGTCACGATGGCCATCATCCCCCGTTTTCGTTTAAGATCACGCCCGGGAATCTGATCGTTACGGCCCTTAAAAGGGCGGAGGGTGACGATTCGCTGATACTTCGCCTCTACGAGTGCGCCGGCAGATCCGTGATCGCCACTTTGGATTTCCGGTGGGGGGATACGCTCCGATGTCACCTTGAAATCCCATTCGGAAGATATGAGATCAAAACCCTCAAGCTCACACGGGATGGGGAAGAGCTGAAGGTCACTGAAACCGATCTGCTTGAATGATATAGGGTAGATGTTCTCCGTGAACATGTGATATAATACCCATGTCCAAATTGAGGTGTGGAGGGGGAAATGCGTCAGGCCGTTCTGGCATTCTTCATACTATTGGTGATCTTCCCATATGCTCATGGGGCCTCCTTGATCCTCAGGCCTGTCGGATCGGATTTGAAGGAGGTTAGCCTGAACCTCGGAGAGAGACTCGATGTTGAGGTGGTGATAGACGTCGGAGATGCACAGGTTAACGGGGTGTCCGTATATCTCAGTTTCGATCCCAGATACCTGAAGGTGATTAATCCCGATCAGCCCTTCAAACCGGGTGATTTCATGTCGATGGGCGCAACGGAGATCGAAAACAAGCTCTCCGCCGACGGCAAGTTGAACTATACCAAGGTTACGCTTTTCAAACCGGATTCGGGCAAGGGGGTGATCTGTAGCCTAAGTTTCGAGGCCATCTCGCCCATAGCTGAGACGTCGATCAGGGTGGATCTCGAGGATGGCCCTCGCAGATCGATGTATAGCGCCCCCCAAGAGGCTCGGATTTTCGACGAGGCCGAAAATCTAATGATACACATTCCGGGGATACCTCGATGGGATGTCAATCGGGACGGCGCAGTCGACATATTCGATCTGGTTCTGGTCGCCAAAAACTTCGGACGTCCATCCGCCGATTATGACCTCAACGGCGATGGGATCGTCAACATATTCGATCTGGTCACAATCGGCAGAAGGTTCGGCGAAAAATACATACGCTGATAAGGGGAGTTACACC is a window from the Candidatus Poribacteria bacterium genome containing:
- a CDS encoding alpha-mannosidase, which produces MNDSIKDFTVHMIGNAHIDPIWLWRMREGYEVVINTCRTVLQLMREYPGFIFSRSSAATYKWIEENEPEIFEEIRERVKEGRWNIVNGWWVQPDCNIPCGESFVRHSLYGKRYFVEKFGVDVKVGYNVDSFGHCATLPQILKKSGLDYYVFFRPKPNEKELPPLFWWQSPDGSRVLACRPPHHYNSGPDKLEERIWEAFQQRPEGIREVMCFYGVGDHGGGPTRRNIESIIKADERPGYPRVIFSTPDAFFGRALLQKRDFPVVAEELQYHSRGCYTAYSKVKRQNRHAECLLLTAEKFSSIAFRLLGKPYPHEELTKAWQNVLFCQFHDILAGTCIKEAYDGDVDKLYDEAFSLAQRALDDALKSIAGSLKLPEGENLILFNPMNWERKEGVEIELKPEGNRGIKVVNPFGVEVPSQVSDGKVLFIAETPAMGWSIYRIEEAKGEKRPGELSGLSASATEMDNEYYAVRIDPRTGFISSILDKARNVEMLSGPGNVPIVIDDPSDTWSHGVDAYRNEIGRFTIDGEPELVESGPVRARIRVKSRWGDSTIEALISLWDGLPMLDFQMKIDWHERHKMLKLSFPINISDPIATYEVPYGNTTREPNGNEEPHQRWIDVTGKAITLNGEKITYGVSLINDCKYGSDIRGGEMRLSLIRSPIYAFHDPAVPDPNKSYDYLDQGVQVVRYRLISHTAEWIEGSVREGFNLNYPIIPVFEEGHDGHHPPFSFKITPGNLIVTALKRAEGDDSLILRLYECAGRSVIATLDFRWGDTLRCHLEIPFGRYEIKTLKLTRDGEELKVTETDLLE